From Methanosarcina lacustris Z-7289, one genomic window encodes:
- a CDS encoding MATE family efflux transporter, giving the protein MKTSGVKILEGDPKKAIIKLAIPMIVAMSVQTIYQLVDTFWVSGLGADALAAMGFVFPFFFISMGLSNGLGIGGGAAISRKIGSRDKVGADNVAVHTIIMMLLLVLIFTIPFYVFAPHIFTLAGAGKTTDLAVAYARVIFLGSIVIFFTNVANSILRAEGDSNRAMKAMILGAVLNIVLDPIFIYTFKMGMAGAAWATLLSLAVSSVMMLNWLFFKKDTFVSFDFKDFRFERNIVNDIFRITIPASAQQLSMSLSMLVLNLIIVNVSSTDGVAVYSTGWRVATIAIAPLIGIATAVVSVSGAAFGAREFEKAKIAHTYAIKLGLLIESAVAVLTFIFAPQIAAIFTQTADAAHIAPDLTHFLRVICIFYPSVSLGMLSTSFFQGAGKGMSALTANLLRTIVFTPIFAAFFAFNLDMGQVGAWWGIVIGNAIGAGVTFVWARLYLNAILKTRPLNKPLEQGV; this is encoded by the coding sequence ATGAAAACAAGCGGCGTAAAGATCCTTGAGGGAGACCCGAAAAAAGCTATTATCAAACTTGCAATCCCGATGATTGTTGCGATGTCCGTCCAGACGATTTACCAGCTGGTAGATACTTTCTGGGTATCAGGGCTTGGAGCGGATGCCCTTGCTGCAATGGGCTTTGTATTTCCTTTCTTTTTCATAAGCATGGGTTTATCCAACGGGTTAGGGATAGGAGGAGGAGCAGCCATCTCCCGGAAGATAGGATCACGGGATAAAGTAGGGGCAGATAACGTAGCCGTACATACGATTATAATGATGTTGCTGCTTGTTTTGATATTTACCATACCCTTCTATGTTTTTGCTCCCCATATCTTTACTTTGGCAGGAGCAGGAAAAACAACTGATCTCGCAGTAGCTTATGCGAGGGTGATATTCCTTGGGAGCATAGTCATATTTTTTACAAATGTAGCTAACTCTATCCTCAGAGCCGAAGGGGATTCAAATCGTGCAATGAAGGCAATGATCCTTGGCGCAGTCCTGAATATTGTCCTTGACCCGATTTTCATATATACATTTAAAATGGGAATGGCAGGCGCAGCCTGGGCAACCCTGTTGTCTCTTGCAGTCTCTTCGGTTATGATGCTAAACTGGCTCTTTTTCAAAAAGGATACTTTCGTCTCCTTCGATTTTAAAGACTTCAGGTTTGAACGAAATATTGTAAATGACATATTCAGGATAACAATCCCCGCTTCCGCTCAGCAGCTTTCTATGTCATTATCCATGCTTGTCCTCAACCTTATTATTGTGAACGTGAGCAGTACCGATGGAGTTGCTGTCTATTCCACTGGCTGGCGGGTTGCAACAATTGCAATTGCTCCTCTTATAGGGATTGCAACAGCTGTGGTTTCGGTTTCAGGAGCTGCCTTTGGGGCGAGGGAATTTGAAAAAGCAAAAATTGCCCATACATATGCAATAAAACTGGGGCTCCTTATCGAAAGTGCGGTTGCTGTATTGACTTTCATCTTTGCCCCCCAGATTGCAGCCATATTCACGCAGACAGCAGACGCCGCCCATATTGCACCAGACCTTACCCACTTCCTGCGTGTAATCTGTATCTTCTACCCGTCTGTTTCTCTCGGAATGCTCTCGACATCTTTCTTCCAGGGAGCAGGAAAAGGCATGAGCGCACTTACTGCAAACCTCCTGAGAACCATAGTATTTACCCCTATCTTTGCAGCTTTTTTCGCATTCAATCTGGACATGGGTCAGGTAGGTGCCTGGTGGGGAATTGTCATAGGCAATGCCATCGGAGCTGGAGTGACCTTTGTCTGGGCAAGGCTCTACCTCAACGCAATTCTGAAAACAAGACCTCTGAACAAACCTCTGGAACAGGGAGTTTGA
- the iscB gene encoding RNA-guided endonuclease IscB yields MLVFVINQNKKPLMPCKPSKARKLLQAGKAKVVRNTPFTIKLLFGSSGYTQPVIAGMDTGSKVVGCAAIANEKVLYQSEIYLRENVSKKMDQRKMYRRTRRGRKTRYRPVRFDNRGNSRREGRLAPSIKSKLDSHFREKRFVDSLLPVTGWKVELASFDIHKITNPEVSGVGYQEGDLKGFYNVKAYVLDRDGYTCQHCKGKSKDSRLHCHHIVFRSNHGSDAPVNLITLCETCHKALHNGEFKLSGNKSKTKHATEIGILKSQIRKSGWSFAETFGYETKYRREQVLKLLKTHYFDAVAICCRDKQTVEPDDTVYFKKHVPAGDYQQTKGKRSEKNIPTGKLFGLRKFDLVITENGIGFIRGKRSSGYFSISDIFGNKISDSVNVKKKCRRLNARSTTLVQMVQMTHSSPPAISGKPEMSRKGSPAEVR; encoded by the coding sequence ATGTTAGTTTTCGTAATCAATCAAAATAAAAAACCACTAATGCCCTGTAAACCTTCAAAAGCCAGAAAGTTACTGCAAGCAGGCAAGGCAAAAGTGGTCCGAAATACTCCATTCACAATCAAGTTACTTTTCGGAAGCAGTGGCTATACTCAACCTGTAATTGCAGGAATGGATACCGGCTCTAAGGTAGTGGGCTGTGCAGCCATTGCTAACGAAAAAGTGTTGTATCAGTCCGAAATCTACCTTAGAGAAAACGTTTCAAAAAAGATGGACCAACGGAAGATGTACCGGAGAACCAGAAGAGGTAGAAAAACAAGGTATAGACCTGTAAGATTTGATAACCGGGGAAATTCAAGGAGAGAAGGGAGATTAGCTCCTTCCATCAAAAGCAAACTTGATTCTCATTTCCGGGAAAAAAGGTTTGTGGACTCCCTGCTTCCTGTAACCGGGTGGAAGGTAGAGCTTGCTTCCTTTGATATTCACAAAATAACAAATCCGGAGGTTTCCGGGGTTGGGTATCAGGAAGGGGACCTTAAAGGCTTCTACAATGTCAAAGCTTACGTTCTGGATCGGGACGGCTACACCTGCCAGCATTGCAAGGGAAAGTCAAAGGATTCCCGGCTACATTGCCATCACATTGTTTTCAGGTCAAACCATGGATCAGATGCTCCGGTAAACCTGATTACGCTCTGTGAAACCTGTCACAAAGCCCTGCACAATGGAGAATTCAAGCTTTCAGGAAACAAGTCAAAAACAAAACATGCAACTGAAATCGGGATCCTCAAATCCCAAATCCGGAAATCCGGCTGGAGTTTTGCAGAGACTTTCGGGTACGAAACAAAGTACAGGAGAGAGCAGGTCTTGAAGTTGTTAAAAACGCATTACTTTGATGCTGTTGCTATTTGTTGCAGGGACAAACAAACCGTAGAACCGGATGATACGGTCTACTTCAAAAAACACGTTCCTGCGGGAGATTATCAGCAAACAAAAGGGAAGAGATCAGAGAAGAACATACCTACCGGAAAGCTGTTTGGGCTCAGGAAATTTGATCTTGTAATAACGGAAAACGGGATTGGGTTCATTCGTGGCAAACGGTCATCCGGGTATTTTTCAATCTCAGATATATTCGGAAACAAAATTTCAGATAGTGTTAATGTTAAGAAAAAATGCAGGAGACTGAATGCGAGGAGTACAACATTAGTTCAGATGGTACAGATGACGCATTCCTCCCCCCCTGCCATTTCCGGCAAGCCGGAAATGTCGAGGAAGGGGTCTCCTGCTGAGGTAAGATGA
- a CDS encoding TrmB family transcriptional regulator produces the protein MYTELIGNLQNFGFTENEAKLYIGLLSLGEATARELHEFTHVPRPKIYATLERMSKKKYVEVIEGTPAYFRCIGPEQLTERLRDEFLFSLNETLKELNLQVT, from the coding sequence ATGTACACTGAGCTCATAGGTAACCTCCAGAATTTCGGATTCACAGAAAACGAAGCGAAGCTCTATATAGGACTCCTGAGTCTGGGCGAAGCAACAGCAAGGGAACTCCATGAATTTACGCACGTCCCGAGACCAAAGATTTATGCTACTCTGGAGAGAATGTCTAAAAAGAAGTATGTGGAAGTCATAGAAGGAACTCCAGCATACTTCAGGTGCATTGGTCCGGAGCAACTTACCGAAAGGTTGAGAGACGAATTTCTTTTCTCCCTTAATGAAACATTGAAGGAACTTAATCTGCAAGTTACCTAA
- a CDS encoding MarR family winged helix-turn-helix transcriptional regulator, translating to MKEEMTKETVKLQFEMIHLFHKNFAKTFHQTGNSPYSLNKNQNKAILIIGAVGEIMPTTLGKCLDLQKGSLTSMIDALERVELVCRRGDPGDRRKILISLSKKGKVHRDWLTEELEKRASEVLNRLPEEDIVAYQESLKTMLGTLKKLDGSA from the coding sequence ATGAAAGAAGAAATGACAAAAGAGACGGTAAAACTTCAGTTTGAGATGATCCATCTCTTCCATAAAAATTTTGCCAAAACTTTTCACCAGACCGGAAATAGCCCATACAGTCTTAACAAAAATCAGAATAAGGCTATCCTGATTATAGGCGCAGTAGGTGAAATTATGCCCACCACTCTTGGAAAATGCCTGGACCTTCAGAAAGGGAGCCTGACCAGCATGATCGATGCTCTGGAAAGAGTGGAGCTTGTTTGCAGGAGGGGAGATCCCGGGGATCGGAGAAAGATCCTTATTTCCCTTTCGAAAAAAGGAAAGGTTCACAGGGACTGGTTAACAGAAGAACTTGAAAAACGAGCATCTGAAGTCCTTAACAGGCTCCCTGAAGAAGATATTGTAGCCTACCAGGAAAGCCTGAAGACAATGCTCGGCACACTGAAGAAACTGGATGGAAGTGCCTGA